DNA from Halorarum salinum:
GGCCGACCGTCGAGGACGTCGAGGACATCCGGCCCGCGCTCGCGGCGGGGACGGCGACCTCGACCCCGGAGGGCCCGACCGCGACGCCGACCGACGAAAACGGCGGGAGCGGCGAGAACGGAGCGAAGGGCGGCAACGACGGGACAGCGACGTCCGCGAACCCGACCGAGACGACCGGCGCCGGCTTCGGCTTCCTCGTCGCGGTCGCCGCCGTGGGAATCGCCGCACTCCTCGCGCGTCGGGACTGACCCGGCCGGTTCCGGCCCGGCATCCCCCGGCGCCCGCCCGTCCCGTCCGCTGGCGCGTCGTCCGGCCGCGAAGCGTGACCTTTTCCCTCGACCGGACGAATCCCCCGGCGATGGACGCTCCCGCGCCCGATTTCGACGTCGTTCCGCCGGCCGCCGTTCGGGAGGGCCGCGCCACGGACGCCTACTTCGCCCGGACCGAGGAGACGCTCCGGCACGCCGACCGGAACCCGAACGTCGTCGCGGAGGTGACCGCGGACCAGTTCCCCGACGGCGAGTTCGAACTCCTCGCCGGCGTGAAGGACGCCGCCGCGCTGTTCTCGGGGCTCGACGTGGACGTCGACGCGCTCCCGGAGGGGACGCTGTTCGACGGGGGGCCCGTGTTGCGCGTCGAGGGGCGCTACCTCGAGTTCGCGCGCATGGAGACGTCGCTTCTGGGCTTTCTCTCGCACGCCTCCGGCGCCGCCACCGCGGCCCTGGAGTGCCGCCGCGCGGCGCCCGACGCGAACGTGCTCTCCTTCGGCGCCCGGCACGTCCACCCGAGCGTCGCGGCGATGGTCGAGCGGAGCGCGCTCGTCGGCGGCTTCGACGGCTTCTCGCACGTCGCCGCCGGGGAGGTGATCGGCCGGGAGGCGTCGGGGACGATGCCCCACGCGCTGATCATCTGCTTCGGCCCCGGGGAGCAGGAGGCCGCCTGGCGCGCCTTCGACGAGGCGGTCCCGGCGGACACCCCCCGCATCGCGCTCTGTGACACCTACACCGACGAGAAGGACGAGACCATCCGCGCGGTCGAGGAACTGGGCGACCGGCTCTCGGGCGTCAGGCTCGACACGACCGGCTCCCGCCGGGGCGACTTCCGACACATCGTCCGCGAGGTACGGTGGGAACTCGACGCCCGCGGGTTGGACGGCGTGGACGTCTTCCTCTCCGGGGGGCTCGGTCCCGGCGACCTCCGGCGCCTCCGGGACGTCGCGGACGGCTTCGGCGTCGGGGGGTACGTCAGCAACGCCGACCCGGTGGACTTCGCGCTGGACATCGTGGAACTCGACGGCGAACCCACGTCCAAGCGCGGGAAGCTATCGGGCGTGAAGGAGGCGTACCGGACCGCCGACGGCGGGCACCACGTCGGGCTTCGGGGGCGCGAGGGCCCCGAGGACGGCGAGCCGCTGCTGGAGCCGCTGGTCCGCGACGGCGAGGTGGTCCGGGAGTTCTCCATCGACGAGGCCGCCGAGCGCGCGCTGGCGGAGGCCGAGGCGACCGGGTTCGGTGCCGATTCGGAGTAGGGAGCGGCGCGTTCGGGTCGGTTCAGTCGTACGCCTCCGGCACAACCATGACGACCTCGAAAGCCCCCGCGGCTGTCGGCGAACGCGGACGAGACAAGCACCACAGTGCGAGCGACCGAAGGGAGCGAGCGCGAGGAGCGCAGCGAGGGTCACGCGGACGGAGTGAGGGTGACCTCGGAAGTCGCAGCCGACGAGCGCAGCGAGGAGGACCGTCTTCCGTAGCCCCGGAGCCGACAGCCGCGGGGGCTTCCGCGGTCGTTGCCACAGCGATACGTCGACCTCCACCCACGGGGAGGGTACCTATTCCCGCAATTTTTGTACGCTCGCGGCGACCCCCGACCCATGACCACCGTCGACGTCACCGCCATCCGGAACGCGAGGGAGCGGTTCGACCCCGACATCGTCCGCGAGACGCCGGTCGAGCGGTCGCGGTCGCTCTCGGAACGCTCGGGCGCCGACGTCCGCCTCAAGATGGAGCACCTCCAGCGCACCGGCTCGTTCAAGACGCGGGGCGCCTCGAACAAGCTCGCCCGGGTCGCCGCCGGCGGCGACGTCGAGCGCGTCGTCGCCGCCAGCGCGGGCAACCACGCCCAGGGCGTCGCGCTCGCCGCCTCCCACGAGGGCGTCCCGGCGACCATCGTGATGCCGAAGACCGCCCCGCAGATGAAGGTGAACGCCACGCGGGGCTACGGCGCGGAGGTCGTCCTCCACGGCCACGAGTTCCAGGACGCGCTCGCGCACGCCGAGGAACTGGCCGACGAGCCGGGGAGCCTGTTCGTCCACGCCTACGACGACCCGGACATCGTCGCGGGCCAGGGCACCCTCGGGCTCGAGATCGCAGAGCAGGTGCCCGAGGTGGACACCGTGGTCGTCCCCATCGGCGGCGGCGGGCTCATCTCGGGCATCGCGACCGCGCTCGACGCCGTGGCGCCGGAGGTCCGCGTCGTCGGCGTGCAGGCCGAGGAGGCCGCGACGGTCCCGCGGAGCCTCGACAAGGGGGAGCCGATCAACATCGAGGAGACCCGGACCATCGCGGACGGCATCGCCACCGGCGGCATCTCGTCGCTCACCTACGACCTGATCGAGGCGCACGTCGACGAGGTGGTGACCGTCAGCGACGACGAGATCTCCCACGCCATCCTCACGCTGCTCCAGCGCGCGAAACAGCTCGTCGAGGGCGCCGGCGCGACCTCCGTCGCCGGGATGCTCTCGCCCGACCTCGACGTGACCGGCGAGACGGTCGTCCCGCTGCTCTGTGGCGGGAACATCGACATGTCGATGCTCCAGACGGTGCTCACCCACGCGATGACCGACCGCGACCAGCTCCTCCGGCTCCGGGTGCGCATCGACGACGAGCCGGGCGAGATGGCGCGCCTCTCGGACCGCATCGCCGCCCAGGGGGCGAACATCCGGAACGTCCGGCACGATCGCGCGGTCGAGGACCTCCGCGTCGGCGAGGCGTACCTCGTCTTCCGCGTCGTCACGAGCGGCCACGAGCACGCGAGCCAGATCCTCTCGTCGGTCCGCGAGTGCGGCTACGAGGTCGAGCGCGTGAACTGAGAACGGGTGCGAACCGGGAACGGGTACGACTCCCGTGGTAAGCACCCACGTTCCACCCGAAACGAAGGGGTTTCCGGGCACCCCCGATGACGGGTCGTTCACGCCGCAGTAGCACGGTTCCGGACTTACCCCGACCCCCGGTTCGTCAGCCGTCCGGATAGCCCGTCGCTAACGGGGTTTCGAGTCGGGTCGAGCCGTGGAGACCGGATTCGCTCGCGGGTCGACGGGTTCGCCCGCGAGCGGAGACTCCGCCCCCGTTCGGCGACTCACTCGACCCCGCTCGCACGGTGCTCGGAGATGATCTCGTCGACCATGTCGACGGTCTGCTGGCGCTCGCGTTCGGCCGCGCGATCGTGCCAGTCGTCGATCAGGTCCTCGACGTCGCTCTCGCGGGCGACCGCCAGTTCGTCGACCTCCTGGGTCCGCACGTCCCCGGCCGGCCCGACCGGGATCTCGTGCTCGAACAGCGCCTCGTCGGCGGCGTCCGAGAGGCCGCCGCTCTTGAGCACCGCCCTCGGCTCCGTCCCGGCGAGCAGTTCCGCGGTCGCCCGGCCGGCGCCCGAGGCGTCCCGGAGGAGGACCACGTCGCCGGCGGCGAGCCCGAACTGCTCGTCTGCGTGCTCGATGGCGGACTTGGTGAACTGCTCTATCACCTTCACCGGAATCAGGTCGCGGCCCCCGGCCACGTCCGAGAAGTTGTCGTGGTCGAGCTTCCAGAGCGCCTTCAGGCGGTCGAGCTTCCCCTCCAGCTCCTCGGCGTGCTCCTCGGCCTCGTCGCGCTCGCGCTCCAGCCGGTCGTTCTCGCGCCGGAGGCGGGTCACCTCGCGGTCCCGCCTGGCCTCGCGGCGCTCCTCCCGACGGGTCTCGGTGAGCTCCTCCTCCAGTTCGGCGATGCGCTCGTCCTTCGCGCCGAGGTCGTCCTTCAGGCCGTCGGCGTGGTCCTGCAGGCGCTCGACGCGGGCCTCGAGGTCGCGGATGCGCTCCTCCTCGGCGGTGAGTTCCCGCGGCTCGTGGCCCGACTCCGCCTCCTCCTCGTCGGGGTCGTCGGTCAGCTCCCGGAGCGCGGCCTCGACCGACTGCCCGCCGGCGACGACGCGGGCGATCACCTCGCCGCGCTCGACCCCGGCGGGCGTCTTGCGGGTGACCCGCTCGAACTGGTCCTCGTGGTCGTCGAAGGCGTACAGCGCCGCCGCGAGCGCGTCCCGCTCGTGGTCGTTGTCGTAGGCGACGTCCTCGGTCCGCTGCAGCTTGTCGTCTACGGGCAGGTCGCGCTCGGGCGCCCAGCCGGCCGCGTCGAAGGAGCGCCTGAACTTCTCGACGGTCTCGGGCATCGGGTGGACGTCCGCGGCGACGACGACCGGCCTGCCGCGCTCGACGAGCCACTCGATGACCTCGGCGGTGTCGGCCGTGCGGGTCGAGAGCACGTCGAGCGCGTTGCCGTCGAGGTCGAGGACGGCCGCGGCGGTCGTCGTCCCCGGGTCGATGCCGACGATGACGTGGTCCCGGCGCTTGGCCAGCGGCTCGAACTCCACGCCGTCCCGGCGCTCCTGTTCGATCTCGACCCGGGTGTCGCCCGAGCGGTTCCGCGAGACGGGGATCTCCCCCGGGGGCGCCTCGACGGTGAAGACGGCGTTGCCGTAGCCGCCGTACTTCTCCTTCGCTTCCATCTCGAACTCGAGTTTCGCCTCCTCGAGCTTCGACTCGACTTCGCGGGCGCGCCGCTTCACGTTGCCGTGGATGCGGCGGGTGTAGCGGTCCTCGCTCCAGCCGCCCTTGCCGGTCGACCGGCCGCGCGAGACCTTCACGGTGGTCGTGTCGGCGAACGCGCGCACCGCGTAGCCGACGTTCGCGGCCGCGAGCCGCGCGGCGGCCTCGGCCTCCTGCATCGGGTCCTTCCCGTACGGGACGCCGTGGCGGGCGGCGACCCGGGAGAGGGGCTCCGGCCGTTCGTCGCCGGTCACCTGCACGAGGGTCGTCTCGGCCGGGAGCGCGCGGAGGAAGTGGACGAGGGCGTCCTTGTCCTCGGCCAGTTCGTACATGTTGTCCGTCGCGACGAGCGCGGGTCCCTCGGCGTCGATGAGTCGCCTGAGCTTCCGGGCGCTCACCACGTCGCGTTCCAGCGTCTCGCCGTCGAATGCCACCAGGGCGTAGGAGGGCGCGTCGCCCCGGATGTCACCGCTCTGCACGTCGACCCCGTACACGAGGGAGTCGAGCACGCTCGTCCGGGCGTTCACGGCCCTCCGTTGGGGGTTCGGGGGTAAAAAGGCCGCGCCGAAACCGCCACTCGGCGTCGACGGACCGGCCGGCGCGCGGCCGGCCGACGTCGGCCGAACGTCCCGTCCGCGGGTCGTTCCACCGCGTCGGCGTCGGCGACGGCGGATCACGCCACGTGGTGATCGCGGGGTCAGGCCGCGTCGGTGACCGGCAGCGGTTCCCGCCGGCCGCCCGCCGCCGCGCGGACCGCCCCGCCGAGCAGCGCGAACGTCTCCCGCCTTCCCTTCTCGACGTAGGCGGCCGCGTCGGCCAGCACGACCTCGGGCACGTCCTCGACGGGCGCGCCGGTCACGACCACGAGCGGCGGGCCGCGACAGGCGACCCAGGCGGCCCGGTACGCCTCCGTCGAGGACCGCGGGTCGACCGCGAGACAGTCGGCCCGCCGCGCGGGCTGGAGGGCGAACTCGACCCGGCCCGCCGTCTCGACGGCGATGCCTTCCCGCGCCAGTAGTTCGACGGCGGCCGCGCGGAAGCCGGCGTTCTCGTCGGCCAGGAGCAGGCGGAGTTCGGGGGTCGTCATCGGACGGGGGTTCGCCCGAACGGACTTTTCGGTCGCTATGAGGGGAGCGGTGCCGGCGTGTGAGAAACGTAGTCAGCCGTGGCGATGAGCGAGCCCCGCGTCGGCCCCGGCACGCGAGTCCGCGTCGGCCCCGGCACGCGAGTCCGCGTCGCCCGATCGGCGCGGACTCGCGTCGGAAGCGACCGGGTTACCTGGGAAGTGCACCGGACGGCCTGGAAGCGGCTCAGCCGGCGTCGGGGAACGGCACCTCGAGTTCGTCGCCGTCGTCGGGGACGAACGCGTCCCCGTCGTACCCCTCCCGCTCGAACGCCTCGCGGGCCTCCGACTCCAGCAGGCCCGCGCGGGCGGCGTAGCGGGAGGAGATGTGCGTGAGCGCCAGTCGGTTCGCGCCGGCCCGACGGGCGACGTCGGCCGCCTCGGCGGCGGTCGAGTGGGCCGTACTGCGGGCGCGGTCGGCGTCCTCGCTCGCGAACGTGGCGTCGTGGATCAGCAGGTCGGCGTCCCGCGCCGCCTCGACGGTCGCCTCGCTCGGCCGCGTGTCGCCGGTGTACGCGACGGTCCGTCCGGGTCGGGGCGGGCCGACGACCTCCTCCGGCTGGACGACCCTGCCGTCACCCAGTTCCACGGCCTCGCCGGCGTGGAGTCGGCCGTACGCCGGGCCGGGCGGGATGCCGAGTTCCTCCTCGGCCTTCTCGCGGTCGAACCGGCCCTTCCTGTCGGCCTCCGCGAGGACGAACCCCATCGAGGTCGTCCGGTGGTCCGTCTCGAACGTCCGAACCTGGTACTCCTCGCGGGCGAGCGCGACGTTCCCCGGGCGGACCTCGTCGACCCGGACCGGGTAGGAGGGGTCGTGGCCGCCGGCGTGGACGAGCTGCCGGAGCGTCCGCTTCGACCCCGGCGGGCCGTGGATGGCGAGCGCCTCCTCGCGGTCGTTGAAGTCGAGGCTCTGGACGAGCCCCGGGATGCCGAGGACGTGGTCGCCGTGGAGGTGGGTGACGAAGACGTGCGAGAGCCCGAATCCGGTCCCGTACCGCATCATCTGCCGCTGGGTACCCTCCCCGCAGTCGAACAGGAGTTCGTCGCCCTCGCGGTTGACGTGGAGCGCGCTGGGGGCGCGCTCGACCGTCGGCACCGCGCCGCTCGTCCCGAGGAAGGTCACCCGCAGCGTCATGTCCGGTAGTGTGGGTGCCCGCTGTGAAACGCTGTCGGAAGCGGCGCGCCGCCGTCCGCGCCCGTCTCGCACCCTCCCCGGGCCGCTCTTGCCGAATCGAAGGGCTCGCGTCGTCCTCGCCCCAGCTACCGCGTGGTGCGTTCGCGTGCCCCACGCCATCCGGCTGCCGTCCCGGATTAATCCGGCTAAATCCCGGTTCGGGAGCTAGCGAATATATCCGGAGCCCGAGTGAGAGCCGAGTACGATGGTACGAACCGGGGGGAACCGCCGCGCGCTCGCCGCGCTCGCCGCCGCGCTGCTCGTCGTCACGGCGGGCTGTGGTGCGGGCGTGACGCCCGGCGAAGATGGCAGTTCGGGCGAGGGAACCGGCACGGTGAACTTCTTCATCAGCGACCAGCAGAACGCGATCGACCAGTTCGAGCAGCTAAACGTCACCGTCTCGGCGGTGATCCTGGTGCGCGCGGACGCCGGGAACGGCACCGCGACGCCGGCCGGGGACGGATCCGGCGCGACCGACGAGAACGGCGACGGGACCGGCGACGACGGGAACCGAACCGCCGAGGACGGCACCGAAGCGCCCGGGCCCGCGGAGGGCGAGCGGGTCACCTACGGGGTGGACGACGTCACGGTCGACCTGACCGAGCTCCGGGGCGCGAACGCCACGCGGCTCGGCGCCATCGACGCGCCGGAGGGGAGCTACACCCAGGTCGTCGTGCGCGTCGAGTCGGTCGAGGGCACGCTCACGGACGGCTCCGAGGCCG
Protein-coding regions in this window:
- a CDS encoding nicotinate phosphoribosyltransferase translates to MDAPAPDFDVVPPAAVREGRATDAYFARTEETLRHADRNPNVVAEVTADQFPDGEFELLAGVKDAAALFSGLDVDVDALPEGTLFDGGPVLRVEGRYLEFARMETSLLGFLSHASGAATAALECRRAAPDANVLSFGARHVHPSVAAMVERSALVGGFDGFSHVAAGEVIGREASGTMPHALIICFGPGEQEAAWRAFDEAVPADTPRIALCDTYTDEKDETIRAVEELGDRLSGVRLDTTGSRRGDFRHIVREVRWELDARGLDGVDVFLSGGLGPGDLRRLRDVADGFGVGGYVSNADPVDFALDIVELDGEPTSKRGKLSGVKEAYRTADGGHHVGLRGREGPEDGEPLLEPLVRDGEVVREFSIDEAAERALAEAEATGFGADSE
- the ilvA gene encoding threonine ammonia-lyase; its protein translation is MTTVDVTAIRNARERFDPDIVRETPVERSRSLSERSGADVRLKMEHLQRTGSFKTRGASNKLARVAAGGDVERVVAASAGNHAQGVALAASHEGVPATIVMPKTAPQMKVNATRGYGAEVVLHGHEFQDALAHAEELADEPGSLFVHAYDDPDIVAGQGTLGLEIAEQVPEVDTVVVPIGGGGLISGIATALDAVAPEVRVVGVQAEEAATVPRSLDKGEPINIEETRTIADGIATGGISSLTYDLIEAHVDEVVTVSDDEISHAILTLLQRAKQLVEGAGATSVAGMLSPDLDVTGETVVPLLCGGNIDMSMLQTVLTHAMTDRDQLLRLRVRIDDEPGEMARLSDRIAAQGANIRNVRHDRAVEDLRVGEAYLVFRVVTSGHEHASQILSSVRECGYEVERVN
- a CDS encoding DUF460 domain-containing protein is translated as MNARTSVLDSLVYGVDVQSGDIRGDAPSYALVAFDGETLERDVVSARKLRRLIDAEGPALVATDNMYELAEDKDALVHFLRALPAETTLVQVTGDERPEPLSRVAARHGVPYGKDPMQEAEAAARLAAANVGYAVRAFADTTTVKVSRGRSTGKGGWSEDRYTRRIHGNVKRRAREVESKLEEAKLEFEMEAKEKYGGYGNAVFTVEAPPGEIPVSRNRSGDTRVEIEQERRDGVEFEPLAKRRDHVIVGIDPGTTTAAAVLDLDGNALDVLSTRTADTAEVIEWLVERGRPVVVAADVHPMPETVEKFRRSFDAAGWAPERDLPVDDKLQRTEDVAYDNDHERDALAAALYAFDDHEDQFERVTRKTPAGVERGEVIARVVAGGQSVEAALRELTDDPDEEEAESGHEPRELTAEEERIRDLEARVERLQDHADGLKDDLGAKDERIAELEEELTETRREERREARRDREVTRLRRENDRLERERDEAEEHAEELEGKLDRLKALWKLDHDNFSDVAGGRDLIPVKVIEQFTKSAIEHADEQFGLAAGDVVLLRDASGAGRATAELLAGTEPRAVLKSGGLSDAADEALFEHEIPVGPAGDVRTQEVDELAVARESDVEDLIDDWHDRAAERERQQTVDMVDEIISEHRASGVE
- a CDS encoding DNA-binding transcriptional response regulator, translating into MTTPELRLLLADENAGFRAAAVELLAREGIAVETAGRVEFALQPARRADCLAVDPRSSTEAYRAAWVACRGPPLVVVTGAPVEDVPEVVLADAAAYVEKGRRETFALLGGAVRAAAGGRREPLPVTDAA
- the rnz gene encoding ribonuclease Z, producing the protein MTLRVTFLGTSGAVPTVERAPSALHVNREGDELLFDCGEGTQRQMMRYGTGFGLSHVFVTHLHGDHVLGIPGLVQSLDFNDREEALAIHGPPGSKRTLRQLVHAGGHDPSYPVRVDEVRPGNVALAREEYQVRTFETDHRTTSMGFVLAEADRKGRFDREKAEEELGIPPGPAYGRLHAGEAVELGDGRVVQPEEVVGPPRPGRTVAYTGDTRPSEATVEAARDADLLIHDATFASEDADRARSTAHSTAAEAADVARRAGANRLALTHISSRYAARAGLLESEAREAFEREGYDGDAFVPDDGDELEVPFPDAG